A genomic stretch from Pseudoliparis swirei isolate HS2019 ecotype Mariana Trench chromosome 18, NWPU_hadal_v1, whole genome shotgun sequence includes:
- the mon1bb gene encoding vacuolar fusion protein MON1 homolog B isoform X2: MERDTDQEGEAQGVNICDSPRESNRPADTLATSLSLLGNHMFPYPVEGNDSSTVDKQEPADSILSDVTAEEKSLDAEHLSDQVTKLEIEETENSECQNNASSPTLDKETEDAATDDDRHDSGEFVVTMLAKAKLEEQGIGVKGRSSPLLEAGIQETPAFISHRDEDVTAESWRQHRKHVFVLSEAGKPIYSRYGSEEALSSTMGVMMALVSFVQSGDNIIRSVYSEEHIVVFLQKGPLVLVCVSSSRQTEQQLRGELLYVYYQIISMLTQASISRIFEHKKNYDLRRLLAGSEKILDGLLNLVDSDPSFLLAAVHCLPVACSLRDSLSQILLKAITPNLVFSILIARNQLLTIVQEKTVIEDARLEPADVHLLLNLIGASSAFQAGEIWTPICLPLFNPDCYFYAYISYLDPPECTVCLLLLSTDKEAFYAVADCKRRIEEAMTAQNSLSLIAKVQSYSVSQVGVSDLRHFMYKPFDVPDNYRQLTQFTSPEMEAPYSSEEEKMRLLDLYRYMHNRIHSNSRPLKLIYHVAERETLLAWVTSKFELYTCFSPLVTKACAITAITKLLRWIKKEEDRLFIRYPPKYSTTPNPSKSSRGGKSDQQDSTDNGFLSLL; this comes from the exons ATGGAGAGAGACACTGATCAAGAAGGAGAGGCACAGGGAGTGAATATTTGTGACTCACCTCGTGAGAGCAATCGACCTG CTGACACCTTGGcgacgtctctctccctcttgggGAATCACATGTTTCCTTATCCCGTGGAGGGAAACGACAGCAGTACTGTTGACAAACAGGAGCCTGCAGATTCAATCCTGTCAGATGTTACAGCAGAGGAGAAGAGTCTGGATGCAGAGCACCTGTCTGACCAGGTAACAAAGCTGGAGATTGAGGAGACAGAGAACTCTGAGTGTCAGAACAATGCGTCTTCACCGACGCTCGACAAAGAAACCGAGGATGCTGCCACTGACGATGACCGGCACGACTCTGGGGAGTTTGTCGTTACAATGCTGGCGAAGGCCAAGCTGGAGGAGCAAGGAATAGGTGTGAAGGGAAGGTCATCCCCCTTGTTGGAGGCGGGCATCCAGGAAACTCCTGCTTTCATATCTCACcgtgatgaggatgtgacagCTGAAAGCTGGCGGCAGCATAGGAAGCATGTTTTTGTGTTGAGTGAAGCAGGCAAACCCATCTATTCCCGATACGGCAGTGAAGAGGCTCTTTCATCGACAATGGGAGTCATGATGGCGCTGGTTTCCTTTGTTCAAAGTGGAGATAACATCATCCGCTCAGTCTATTCAG AGGAGCACATCGTGGTGTTCTTACAGAAAGGGCCCCTAGTGCTGGTGTGTGTCTCTAGCAGTCGTCAGACTGAGCAGCAGCTGCGTGGAGAGCTCCTCTATGTGTACTACCAGATCATCAGCATGCTCACCCAGGCCAGTATCTCCCGCATCTTTGAACACAAGAAAAACTACGACCTGAGGAGACTCCTGGCGGGCTCAGAGAAGATCCTGGACGGTCTTCTCAACCTCGTCGATTCTGACCCCAGCTTCCTGCTAGCAGCAGTTCACTGCTTGCCCGTAGCTTGCTCTCTCAGGGACTCTCTCAGCCAGATCCTGCTGAAAGCAATCACCCCCAATCTGGTGTTCTCCATCCTCATTGCCAGGAACCAGCTGCTCACCATTGTCCAAGAAAAGACAGTCATCGAGGACGCCAGGCTGGAGCCCGCTGATGTCCACCTCCTGCTCAACCTAATTGGAGCTTCCTCTGCCTTTCAGGCTGGAGAGATCTGGACTCCCATCTGCCTCCCCCTCTTTAATCCTGACTGTTACTTTTATGCTTACATTTCTTACCTGGACCCTCCAGAATGCACTGTTTGCTTGCTGCTGCTCTCGACAGACAAGGAGGCTTTCTACGCTGTAGCCGACTGcaagaggaggatagaggaggccATGACGGCTCAGAACTCCCTGAGCCTCATAGCCAAAGTCCAGTCATACAGCGTGAGCCAGGTGGGCGTCTCAGACCTCAGACACTTCATGTACAAGCCCTTTGACGTGCCAGACAACTACCGCCAACTAACTCAGTTCaccag CCCAGAGATGGAGGCGCCATACAGCAGTGAAGAGGAAAAAATGAGACTGCTGGACCTTTATCGTTATATGCACAACCGCATCCACAGCAACTCGAGACCCCTCAAGCTCATCTACCATGTCGCTGAGAGGGAAACTCTGCTGGCCTGG GTCACAAGTAAGTTTGAGCTGTACACCTGCTTCAGTCCTCTGGTGACGAAGGCCTGTGCTATTACTGCTATCACTAAGCTGCTACGGTGGATTAAAAAGGAGGAGGACCGTCTATTCATCAGATATCCACCAAAGTATTCAACCACCCCAAACCCCAGCAAGAGCTCTCGGGGCGGGAAATCTGACCAGCAAGACTCCACAGATAACGGCTTCTTATCTCTTCTATAG
- the wdr82 gene encoding WD repeat-containing protein 82: protein MKLTDNVLRSFRVAKVFRENSDTINCFDFSSNGESIISSSDDDSLVLYDCQEGKPKRTLYSKKYGVDLIRYTHAANTVVYSSNKIDDTIRYLSLHDNKYIRYFPGHNKRVTSLSMSPVDDTFISGSSDKTIRLWDLRSPNCQGLMHLQGKPVCSFDPEGLIFAAGINSEIVKLYDLRSFDKGPFATFKLQYDRTCEWTGLKFSNDGKLILLSTNGGALRVLDAFKGAVLHSFGGYNNSKCVTLEASFTPDSQFVMIGSEDGKIHVWNAESGMKVAVLDGKHAGAITCLQFNPKFMTFASACSNMAFWLPTIDD from the exons ATGAAGCTGACGGACAATGTGCTGCGGAGCTTCAGAGTTGCTAAGGTGTTCCGGGAAAACTCAGACACAATTAACTGTTTTGATTTCAGTTCAAACGGAGAATCTATTATTTCCAGCAGCGACGACGACTCCTTAGTCTTGTACGACTGTCAAGAGGGAAA ACCTAAGAGGACTCTCTATAGTAAAAAGTACGGAGTGGATCTGATCAGGTACACACATGCTGCAAACACTGTTGTCTACAGTTCCAACAAAATCGATG ATACCATCCGATACCTTTCCCTTCATGACAACAAATACATCCGCTACTTTCCTGGGCATAACAAAAG agtcacatctctctccatgtctcctgtGGACGACACATTTATTTCTGGCTCGTCGGATAAAACGATCAGATTGTGGGATTTGCGGTCTCCTAACTGCCAG GGTTTGATGCACCTGCAGGGGAAGCCAGTGTGTTCCTTTGATCCAGAGGGTTTAATTTTTGCTGCAGGAATAAATTCAGAGATTGTTAAACTTTATGATCTGCGGTCTTTTGACAAA GGTCCTTTTGCAACCTTCAAGCTTCAGTACGACCGAACGTGCGAGTGGACAGGACTCAAGTTTAGCAATGACGGAAAACTCATTCTTCTTTCGACAAATGGCGGAGCCCTTCGTGTCCTAGATGCTTTTAAGGGTGCTGTGCTACATTCCTTTGGG GGCTACAATAACAGTAAATGTGTAACCCTGGAGGCGTCATTCACTCCGGATTCACAGTTTGTAATGATCG GTTCTGAGGATGGAAAGATCCACGTGTGGAATGCAGAGAGCGGCATGAAGGTGGCTGTATTAGACGGGAAGCACGCAGGAGCGATAACCTGCCTGCAGTTCAACCCCAAGTTCATGACGTTTGCGAGTGCCTGCTCCAACATG gcATTCTGGCTCCCGACCATCGATGACTGA
- the mon1bb gene encoding vacuolar fusion protein MON1 homolog B isoform X1 — protein sequence MPARDWDGIMERDTDQEGEAQGVNICDSPRESNRPADTLATSLSLLGNHMFPYPVEGNDSSTVDKQEPADSILSDVTAEEKSLDAEHLSDQVTKLEIEETENSECQNNASSPTLDKETEDAATDDDRHDSGEFVVTMLAKAKLEEQGIGVKGRSSPLLEAGIQETPAFISHRDEDVTAESWRQHRKHVFVLSEAGKPIYSRYGSEEALSSTMGVMMALVSFVQSGDNIIRSVYSEEHIVVFLQKGPLVLVCVSSSRQTEQQLRGELLYVYYQIISMLTQASISRIFEHKKNYDLRRLLAGSEKILDGLLNLVDSDPSFLLAAVHCLPVACSLRDSLSQILLKAITPNLVFSILIARNQLLTIVQEKTVIEDARLEPADVHLLLNLIGASSAFQAGEIWTPICLPLFNPDCYFYAYISYLDPPECTVCLLLLSTDKEAFYAVADCKRRIEEAMTAQNSLSLIAKVQSYSVSQVGVSDLRHFMYKPFDVPDNYRQLTQFTSPEMEAPYSSEEEKMRLLDLYRYMHNRIHSNSRPLKLIYHVAERETLLAWVTSKFELYTCFSPLVTKACAITAITKLLRWIKKEEDRLFIRYPPKYSTTPNPSKSSRGGKSDQQDSTDNGFLSLL from the exons ATGCCTGCAAG AGACTGGGATGGTATCATGGAGAGAGACACTGATCAAGAAGGAGAGGCACAGGGAGTGAATATTTGTGACTCACCTCGTGAGAGCAATCGACCTG CTGACACCTTGGcgacgtctctctccctcttgggGAATCACATGTTTCCTTATCCCGTGGAGGGAAACGACAGCAGTACTGTTGACAAACAGGAGCCTGCAGATTCAATCCTGTCAGATGTTACAGCAGAGGAGAAGAGTCTGGATGCAGAGCACCTGTCTGACCAGGTAACAAAGCTGGAGATTGAGGAGACAGAGAACTCTGAGTGTCAGAACAATGCGTCTTCACCGACGCTCGACAAAGAAACCGAGGATGCTGCCACTGACGATGACCGGCACGACTCTGGGGAGTTTGTCGTTACAATGCTGGCGAAGGCCAAGCTGGAGGAGCAAGGAATAGGTGTGAAGGGAAGGTCATCCCCCTTGTTGGAGGCGGGCATCCAGGAAACTCCTGCTTTCATATCTCACcgtgatgaggatgtgacagCTGAAAGCTGGCGGCAGCATAGGAAGCATGTTTTTGTGTTGAGTGAAGCAGGCAAACCCATCTATTCCCGATACGGCAGTGAAGAGGCTCTTTCATCGACAATGGGAGTCATGATGGCGCTGGTTTCCTTTGTTCAAAGTGGAGATAACATCATCCGCTCAGTCTATTCAG AGGAGCACATCGTGGTGTTCTTACAGAAAGGGCCCCTAGTGCTGGTGTGTGTCTCTAGCAGTCGTCAGACTGAGCAGCAGCTGCGTGGAGAGCTCCTCTATGTGTACTACCAGATCATCAGCATGCTCACCCAGGCCAGTATCTCCCGCATCTTTGAACACAAGAAAAACTACGACCTGAGGAGACTCCTGGCGGGCTCAGAGAAGATCCTGGACGGTCTTCTCAACCTCGTCGATTCTGACCCCAGCTTCCTGCTAGCAGCAGTTCACTGCTTGCCCGTAGCTTGCTCTCTCAGGGACTCTCTCAGCCAGATCCTGCTGAAAGCAATCACCCCCAATCTGGTGTTCTCCATCCTCATTGCCAGGAACCAGCTGCTCACCATTGTCCAAGAAAAGACAGTCATCGAGGACGCCAGGCTGGAGCCCGCTGATGTCCACCTCCTGCTCAACCTAATTGGAGCTTCCTCTGCCTTTCAGGCTGGAGAGATCTGGACTCCCATCTGCCTCCCCCTCTTTAATCCTGACTGTTACTTTTATGCTTACATTTCTTACCTGGACCCTCCAGAATGCACTGTTTGCTTGCTGCTGCTCTCGACAGACAAGGAGGCTTTCTACGCTGTAGCCGACTGcaagaggaggatagaggaggccATGACGGCTCAGAACTCCCTGAGCCTCATAGCCAAAGTCCAGTCATACAGCGTGAGCCAGGTGGGCGTCTCAGACCTCAGACACTTCATGTACAAGCCCTTTGACGTGCCAGACAACTACCGCCAACTAACTCAGTTCaccag CCCAGAGATGGAGGCGCCATACAGCAGTGAAGAGGAAAAAATGAGACTGCTGGACCTTTATCGTTATATGCACAACCGCATCCACAGCAACTCGAGACCCCTCAAGCTCATCTACCATGTCGCTGAGAGGGAAACTCTGCTGGCCTGG GTCACAAGTAAGTTTGAGCTGTACACCTGCTTCAGTCCTCTGGTGACGAAGGCCTGTGCTATTACTGCTATCACTAAGCTGCTACGGTGGATTAAAAAGGAGGAGGACCGTCTATTCATCAGATATCCACCAAAGTATTCAACCACCCCAAACCCCAGCAAGAGCTCTCGGGGCGGGAAATCTGACCAGCAAGACTCCACAGATAACGGCTTCTTATCTCTTCTATAG
- the glyctk gene encoding glycerate kinase, whose product MARVLSLFRPQPFLVHVSRRKDILCKMSMDSRARKVFAAAVEAVQPDVVVRQSIERREDSVIISGQKFTLKHNVHLVGFGKAVLGMAAEAERIMGDHLVKGVISVPHGIQQTLQQHGKNHLLLKENSRIKVMEGAKHNLPDSDAHNAAEGIKQLASELTENDLLLVLISGGGSALLPAPIPPISLQEKQDVTRKLAGAGATIQELNTVRRALSVLKGGGLAHCAHPAQVVSLILSDVIGDPLDLIASGPTVWSEVRPEEVSSVLERYKLLNCLPASVKEVLGKPMPTWRDNKGESNTSGRVLNTVIGSNSVALQWAGRRARELGFRPLVLAPGVCGDVRSVSRLYGLLASFACSREEPPPEVAAELLRLGPEVGVESWDLCRTMQVLEEGRTEGWGSTCLLAGGEPTVELTGTGRGGRNQELALRVGLELRGMKLPPNGPVFLSGGTDGQDGPTEAAGAITDGGLYEEAQAQGLDINSFLTNNDSYTFFTRLSAGQRLLVPGLTCTNVMDVHMLLIPPIPMNMR is encoded by the exons ATGGCCCGTGTTCTTTCCCTGTTTCGGCCTCAGCCTTTTCTGGTCCACGTGAGCAGGAGAAAAGACATTCTGTGCAAAATGTCAATGGACTCACGGGCACGCAAGGTGTTTGCAGCCGCGGTGGAAGCTGTGCAGCCAGACGTAGTGGTCAGGCAGAGCATAGAGCGCAGAGAGGACTCAGTCATTATCAGTGGTCAGAAGTTCACACTTAAGCACAACGTGCACTTGGTTGGTTTTGGAAAAGCTGTACTGGGTATGGCTGCTGAGGCAGAGAGGATTATGGGGGATCATTTGGTAAAAGGAGTAATAAGCGTGCCACATGGGATTCAGCAGACATTACAGCAGCATGGAAAGAA TCATCTTTTGTTGAAAGAAAACAGTCGCATCAAAGTGATGGAGGGAGCGAAACACAACTTGCCTGACAGTGATGCCCATAATGCAGCGGAAGGGATCAAGCAGTTAGCCAGTGAACTGACGGAGAACGACCTGCTACTTGTACTGATTTCAg GTGGAGGCTCGGCGCTCTTACCTGCTCCCATCCCACCAATCTCGCTGCAAGAGAAACAGGATGTCACCCGCAAACTTGCAGGTGCCGGCGCCACTATTCAAGAGCTGAACACCGTGCGGCGGGCCCTTTCCGTTTTAAAGGGTGGAGGGCTCGCTCATTGTGCTCACCCAGCCCAG GTGGTTTCACTGATATTGTCCGATGTAATTGGAGACCCTCTGGACTTGATAGCCAGTGGCCCCACCGTGTGGAGTGAAGTGCGGCCTGAAGAAGTGTCATCAGTCCTTGAACGTTACAAGCTGTTGAACTGCCTACCAGCCTCAGTAAAGGAAGTTCTTGGTAAACCAATGCCAACGTGGAGAGATAATAAAGGCGAATCCAATACATCAGGACGTGTTCTCAATACTGTGATTGGCTCCAACAGTGTTGCCCTCCAATGGGCAGGTCGCCGTGCTCGGGAGTTAGGTTTCCGCCCTCTTGTGCTGGCCCCAGGAGTGTGTGGCGATGTGAGGTCGGTCTCCCGACTCTACGGCCTCCTGGCTAGCTTTGCCTGTTCTCGAGAAGAACCTCCTCCAGAGGTTGCCGCTGAGCTGCTAAGGCTGGGGCCCGAAGTAGGTGTGGAGAGCTGGGACCTCTGCCGTACCATGCAGGTCTTGGAAGAAGGGCGTACAGAAGGATGGGGTTCCACGTGTCTGTTAGCCGGAGGTGAGCCCACCGTGGAGCTGACAGGCACGGGTCGAGGTGGTCGGAACCAGGAGCTGGCTCTGCGAGTTGGACTGGAGCTGAGAGGCATGAAGCTTCCGCCTAATGGTCCCGTCTTCCTGAGTGGTGGAACTGATGGTCAAGATGGACCCACTGAGGCAGCAGGGGCCATCACTGATGGTGGATTGTATGAAGAGGCACAAGCACAGGGACTGGACATCAACAGCTTCCTTACCAACAATGATTCGTACACTTTTTTTACACGTCTTTCTGCTGGGCAGCGTTTACTTGTACCTGGCCTAACCTGCACCAATGTGATGGATGTGCACATGCTACTTATTCCACCCATTCCCATGAACATGAGATAA
- the tcta gene encoding T-cell leukemia translocation-altered gene protein homolog, which produces MEEPWDFEFFSRIADSFLSFLSEFVDDWLANDMRVSIFKILLGWLILSLVAIHFAWKIYGNTVNDMYNRQGTGQNGGTPDTSPHLSGWESKAGDAPKTHRD; this is translated from the exons ATGGAGGAACCGTGGGATTTCGAGTTTTTCTCCCGCATCGCGGACAGCTTCCTGTCGTTCCTGTCTGAATTTGTTGACGACTGGCTCGCCAACGACATGAGAGTTTCCATATTCAAAATCTTACTCGGCTGGTTGATTTTAAGTCTTGTCGCGATTCACTTTGCATGGAAAATCTACGGGAACACAGTCAACGATATGTATAATCGACAAG GGACCGGACAGAACGGAGGCACGCCGGACACTTCACCCCACCTGAGCGGATG GGAAAGCAAAGCAGGAGATGCCCCAAAGACTCACCGAGATTAA